GCTTTCCTACGTTAAATTGTTCAAACCCTGGGGCTGGGTCGTGGGCACGGGCATTTATCTCGACGATGTGGACAAGGCCGTGGCCGCCAAGGAAGCGGAAATCGCATCGGCCATCGCCGCCCAGCGCAACGGCCTGATCCTGGTCATTCTCGTTCTGCTGGTATTTACCGGTATCGGTGTTGCCCTGCTCGGCAAACGGATCACGCGCCCCATCGTCATCGCATCCGACATGCTCAGGGACATCGCCCAGGGAGAAGGCGACCTGACGCGCCGCATGGAGGTCAGCAGCAAGGATGAGGTCGGCGAAATGGCCAAATGGTTTAACGTATTCGCGGAAAACATTCAGAAAATCATCTCGTCGGTCCAGGGCAATGCCCGCCAGGTCAATGACTCCTCCGCCGAATTGAACGCCATCGCGGAGCAGACGTCAACCAATGCCAACGAAACCTCCGACAAGGCCAACACCGTAGCCGCCGCCACGGAGGAAATGAGCGCCAACATGAACAGTGTGGCCGCCGCCATGGAGGAGGCCGCCACCAATGTCGGCATGGTGGCATCGGCTGCCGAGGAAATGACGGCAACCATCAACGAAATCGCCCAGAACACGGAAAAGGCCCGCGGGATCGCCGGCGGCGCCGTGGACCAGGCGGCCAACGCATCATCTCAGGTGGCCGAACTGGGCTCGGCTGCCCAGGAAATCGGCAAGGTCATCGAAACCATCACCGAGATCTCCGAACAGGTCAACCTGCTGGCCCTCAACGCCACCATCGAAGCGGCCCGGGCCGGCGAGGCCGGTAAGGGCTTTGCCGTGGTGGCCAACGAGATCAAGGAATTGGCCCGTCAAACTGCAGAGGCCACCGGAGAGATCAAATCCAGGATCGAAAGCATTCAGAATTCCACGGATGGAACGGTGACCGAAATCGGCAACATCACCCGGGTCGTGAACGAAGTCAACGACATTGTCTCCACCATTGCCACCGCCGTGGAAGAACAGAGCGTCACCACCAACGAAATCGCCAGCAATGTCTCCCAGGCAGCCCAGGGCATCGAGGAAGTCAACGAGAATGTGGCCCAGAGTTCCACGGTCTCCTCGGAGATTTCCAAGGACATTGCAGAGGTCACCCGGGCGTCGGGAGAAATTTCCAACAGCAGCGAGCAGATCAGCATGAGCGCCGAG
This window of the uncultured Desulfosarcina sp. genome carries:
- a CDS encoding methyl-accepting chemotaxis protein, producing MSVNKKIIIVSLSGLLLLGIVAVLFSMRTLKQRSVAEAASARSMMMEEKKGKLQDLIRNTYAIVQAHYNYAHDPEKIAATYKKQLKSIVDVAFKTVEQVHARMDLTDAEKMGLAAQLVGAMRYNENDYLWINDMGPKMVMHPINPALNGKDLSAFKDPEGKKLFVEFVNVCRKNGEGTVEYLWPKPGHDRPVAKLSYIKLFKPWGWVIGTGVYLEAAEQQFMEDAKKAVAQLRYGSKGEDYFWINDMGPKMIMHPMKPALDGTDLSNNKDPNGKRLFVECVNVCRDKGEGFVDYMWPLPGHQEPVPKLSYVKLFKPWGWVVGTGIYLDDVDKAVAAKEAEIASAIAAQRNGLILVILVLLVFTGIGVALLGKRITRPIVIASDMLRDIAQGEGDLTRRMEVSSKDEVGEMAKWFNVFAENIQKIISSVQGNARQVNDSSAELNAIAEQTSTNANETSDKANTVAAATEEMSANMNSVAAAMEEAATNVGMVASAAEEMTATINEIAQNTEKARGIAGGAVDQAANASSQVAELGSAAQEIGKVIETITEISEQVNLLALNATIEAARAGEAGKGFAVVANEIKELARQTAEATGEIKSRIESIQNSTDGTVTEIGNITRVVNEVNDIVSTIATAVEEQSVTTNEIASNVSQAAQGIEEVNENVAQSSTVSSEISKDIAEVTRASGEISNSSEQISMSAESLNQLAQQLNDMVGRFKV